Genomic window (bacterium):
GCCTCCACCTTAGAAACGCCGGGCTCGGGGACGGTAACCTCGAAGGTGCAACCGCCCTCGCCGGAGGAGAGCAGGACTACTTCGCCTACGTCGGCCGAGGAAGTGTCCCCCGGCGCCCCGGAAGTTACGGTCGCCGGCGTTACGGGCCTATCGGCGGCCCCGGCGGAGGCCGGCGAAGGCGCTACCGGCGGGCCCGCCGCAGGCGACGGCACCGACGCCGGTGCCGGGGCAACTGCTTCCGGACCCGCCGCCCACGCCACAGCTCCCAGTATCAAAACAGCTAAAATAGCACGTCGCATATTTCCTCTCATCTTAACGCCGTCTTTATTTAAAACGGCGAAAAACTATCATACCGGGGCCGAAATAGCAAGGCAAATTAACCTACTGCAATATATCCTTTAAGAAAGAGGCCAACGTCTCGAGCTGTGTTTGCCTATTATAAGTGGAAACTACCGCCGGTTCCGTTTCATATTTTATGCCGCCCCGCCGCCACGCCCCGAACGCTTCCACCAGGCCGTCGGCTATCGCTTCCGTATCCTCGGGCCCGACGACGACGGCTCCCCGCGTCGCCTTAGCGATAACGTCGCGTACTTCGCCTTCGGGAACGGCGGCGAACAACGGGCGCCCGACGCCCAGGTATTCGTAGAGTTTGCCCGGGACCAGCGCGGGCCCCTCCTCGGCGGCCATCGCCAGCGCGAGCAGGTCGGCCCCCAAACACGCCCGCAGCGCGTCCGCGTGGCGGACGTAACCGACCGCGAAGGCCGCGCCCCTCAACCCCAGGTCCTCCGCCGCCCGCACGTCGTCGGCGCGGCTTATGCCCAGCATATAGAGCTTCGCCCGGGCCGCGAAGTCGCCGTCGCGCTCCCGCGCCAGCGCGAACCCCTCCAGCAGCGGCCGCGCGCGCCGGCCGCCGCGGAACGAACCGTTGTGGACGACGACGAAATCGCCGCTCCCCGCCTTGGCCAGCGGCGCGCCGAAATCGGCCGGGTCGAAACCGTTGGGCAACGTCAGCGTCCGCCCCGCCGGCACCCCCGCCTCGACGAAATTCCGGGCCATCGCCGCCGTGTTGGCGACGGCGCCGTCGGCGGCCCGCAACACCCATTTCTCCAACCCCCGATGCAACAACTTATTTATGAAGAAAAGGCCCCGGCGGAGGTGGTGCGTACTCCACAAATCGCGGAAGTCCGCGACCCACGGCCGCCCCGTCAAGATCTTCAGCTTCAGGCCGACGAGGTGACAGGATTCCGGAGGCGACGTCGTCAACACGACGTCGTACCGACGCCGCCGGTGAAGCCGGAACGCCTTCGCCGCGGCGAAAGGCAGCCACCCTATTTGCTCGTCGGGGACGAAGAGGTGGCGCGCCAGCGTATGATATACGCGGCCGGCCTTCCGTGCCGGGGCCCCCGCTCCTTCGCGGCAATACCGCTCTGCGTCGGCGAAGCTATCCAGCCGCGGCGGCGGTAGCGGCGGACGCCACCCCAGCAGCCGGCTGAGGCGCAACGGCTCGAGGCTTCCGGCGCGGTAGACGGCGACGCCCTCCAGCTCGTCCAGCAGCGACGGGTCGTACGCGTGATAGCGGATATTCTTTACGGTTAATACGTCGACCTCCCAGCCGCGTTCGCGCAGGTAGCGGGCGAACTTGACGGGCCGGTGCACGCCGCCGCTGGCGAGCGGCGGGAAGTTGTGAGCTACGATAAGTATCCGCTTACTACGGTCCCGCGACATCGTCGAATAACGCGGCCAGCTGCGCC
Coding sequences:
- a CDS encoding glycosyltransferase — its product is MSRDRSKRILIVAHNFPPLASGGVHRPVKFARYLRERGWEVDVLTVKNIRYHAYDPSLLDELEGVAVYRAGSLEPLRLSRLLGWRPPLPPPRLDSFADAERYCREGAGAPARKAGRVYHTLARHLFVPDEQIGWLPFAAAKAFRLHRRRRYDVVLTTSPPESCHLVGLKLKILTGRPWVADFRDLWSTHHLRRGLFFINKLLHRGLEKWVLRAADGAVANTAAMARNFVEAGVPAGRTLTLPNGFDPADFGAPLAKAGSGDFVVVHNGSFRGGRRARPLLEGFALARERDGDFAARAKLYMLGISRADDVRAAEDLGLRGAAFAVGYVRHADALRACLGADLLALAMAAEEGPALVPGKLYEYLGVGRPLFAAVPEGEVRDVIAKATRGAVVVGPEDTEAIADGLVEAFGAWRRGGIKYETEPAVVSTYNRQTQLETLASFLKDILQ